In the genome of Drosophila pseudoobscura strain MV-25-SWS-2005 chromosome 3, UCI_Dpse_MV25, whole genome shotgun sequence, one region contains:
- the LOC4803702 gene encoding protein Aster-B: MEALRFRFGKWGGAKRSKSTSKPLTRNTTAASSRSISRATNASLTSLARRRRTTRHMKAKSVAFDQNNYVVAGGKAKKRMSNARPSNADQGITTKRGMTVVEVIMPIRDSLEGKYNCNALHEGRKVLNEKMRVHVDTLFNMLFSATSPFFQKFHEMRNSTDLKLGEWRKNAAGLNERVITVTVALKGNVGPKVAKVTETQTLRDCTRPGQLYSIDATSVNADIPYADSFMVAMHLCLRGTPEGHTKILVLAQVKIVKPVWAVVQSFIEKHTYAGVEEFFQSLYSALLRDQRRTTTLPASGSTY, translated from the coding sequence ATGGAGGCGCTGCGGTTTCGCTTTGGGAAGTGGGGCGGCGCCAAGCGCTCAAAATCGACCAGCAAGCCCTTAACCAGGAACACCACCgcggccagcagcagatccATCTCCCGGGCTACGAATGCATCACTAACTTCGTTAGCCAGGCGCAGGCGTACCACCAGGCACATGAAAGCCAAGTCCGTGGCCTTCGACCAAAACAATTACGTGGTGGCTGGGGGCAAGGCGAAGAAGAGAATGTCTAACGCGAGACCGTCTAACGCGGATCAGGGCATCACAACAAAGCGAGGCATGACAGTTGTGGAGGTGATCATGCCAATTAGGGACTCACTGGAGGGTAAATACAACTGTAACGCGCTGCACGAGGGCCGCAAGGTGCTTAATGAGAAAATGCGGGTCCACGTGGACACGCTATTCAACATGCTGTTCTCCGCTACGTCGCCGTTCTTCCAGAAATTCCACGAGATGCGAAATTCGACGGACCTCAAGCTGGGCGAGTGGCGGAAGAATGCCGCAGGTCTGAACGAGCGCGTCATCACGGTCACCGTCGCCCTCAAGGGCAACGTCGGCCCCAAAGTGGCCAAGGTCACCGAGACGCAGACCCTGCGCGACTGCACCCGCCCCGGCCAACTCTACTCCATCGATGCGACCAGCGTCAATGCGGATATTCCCTATGCGGACTCCTTCATGGTCGCCATGCACCTGTGCCTGCGCGGCACCCCCGAGGGGCACACCAAgatcctggtcctggcccaaGTCAAGATCGTCAAGCCTGTGTGGGCGGTGGTCCAGTCGTTCATCGAAAAGCACACCTACGCCGGAGTCGAGGAGTTCTTTCAGTCCCTCTACAGTGCGCTGCTCAGGGATCAGAGGCGTACCACGACGCTGCCTGCCAGCGGCTCCACTTATTAG